In Lacibacter sp. H375, one DNA window encodes the following:
- a CDS encoding glycoside hydrolase family 88 protein, translating to MKQLLVILGLISLVAFAFRSDEKDTFSVKENFTYAGKQLKNMLTATENNKLGFPRTINKTGKLVTTNMYDWTPGFFPGSLWYAAEFTKDTALKNAARQWTERLEPLKTFTQHHDLGFMMYCSYGNAYRLTGNEAYKNILVESAKSLSTRFNPAVGCIKSWNSFKSWHGDKTYNYPVIIDNMMNLELLFFASKVTGDTSFRHIAITHAENTMKNQVRKDYSSYHVVCYDTITGKVAGRETAQGYADNSTWSRGQAWAIYGFTMVYRETKDPRFLKTAEGLADFFMNHKNLPADKIPYWDFNANQQGYTPGVRSNANNVQQLYRDASAAAIVASALMELSTYSRTKGNKYRSFAVKILHTLSSKAYRAPIGNNGNFLLMQSVGSVPHNSEINVPLVYADYYFLEALHRHDLLIKGKKLFTIQKG from the coding sequence ATGAAACAATTACTCGTAATTCTTGGCTTGATTTCTTTAGTTGCATTTGCTTTCCGGAGCGATGAGAAAGATACTTTTTCTGTAAAAGAAAATTTTACATACGCAGGTAAGCAATTAAAGAATATGCTTACTGCAACGGAAAATAACAAACTTGGTTTTCCCCGTACCATAAATAAAACAGGAAAGTTGGTTACAACAAATATGTATGACTGGACACCGGGTTTCTTTCCCGGAAGCTTGTGGTATGCAGCAGAGTTTACAAAAGATACTGCATTGAAAAATGCAGCACGGCAATGGACAGAACGTCTTGAGCCTCTGAAAACATTTACCCAGCATCACGATCTTGGTTTTATGATGTATTGCAGTTATGGTAATGCCTACCGGCTCACCGGAAATGAAGCTTATAAAAATATTCTTGTAGAGTCTGCTAAATCGCTCAGTACAAGATTTAACCCGGCTGTAGGCTGTATTAAATCGTGGAATTCATTCAAGTCGTGGCATGGAGATAAAACCTACAACTACCCGGTGATTATTGACAATATGATGAATCTTGAATTACTCTTCTTTGCATCAAAGGTTACAGGCGATACCTCCTTCCGACATATTGCTATTACCCATGCAGAAAATACTATGAAGAACCAGGTAAGAAAAGATTACTCATCGTATCATGTTGTCTGTTACGATACCATTACCGGTAAAGTGGCAGGAAGAGAAACCGCACAAGGCTATGCAGATAATTCAACCTGGTCGAGAGGACAGGCATGGGCGATTTATGGGTTCACTATGGTGTATCGTGAAACAAAAGATCCCCGCTTTTTAAAAACAGCAGAAGGGTTGGCAGATTTTTTTATGAATCACAAAAATCTTCCTGCCGATAAAATTCCCTATTGGGATTTTAATGCAAATCAACAAGGCTATACGCCCGGTGTTCGTTCTAACGCAAATAATGTGCAACAACTTTACCGTGATGCATCAGCAGCAGCAATTGTGGCTTCAGCTTTAATGGAGCTGAGTACATATAGCAGAACTAAAGGAAATAAGTATCGCAGTTTTGCAGTGAAGATACTGCATACATTATCAAGTAAGGCTTACAGGGCGCCTATAGGTAATAATGGTAATTTTCTATTGATGCAATCTGTTGGTAGTGTCCCTCACAACTCTGAAATTAATGTGCCGCTGGTGTATGCTGATTATTATTTTCTCGAAGCACTGCACCGTCACGATCTGTTGATAAAAGGAAAGAAACTCTTTACAATTCAGAAAGGATAA
- a CDS encoding DUF2264 domain-containing protein encodes MKKSFTLLAFLFLAILSIHNVLAQKTKKKEQLQPAVITGQQDRLFWANTLYKIAYPVVHNLAEGTLKQNLPLEQGPGYFLPVKKVTYLEAVGRTMAGLAPWLALPDDETAEGKMRKQMRDELLKGLANAVDPNHPDYLNFRTEAQPIVDAAFLAHAFIRAPKALWEPLDEITKKRFIEEFKSLRTRKAGYNNWLLFAGLTEGFLLTTGEQHDPARIDFSIRKMKEWYEGDGWYSDGEKFSMDYYNSFVIHPMLVDLLGILVEKKMAQQQEYDLALQRMIRYSEFLERVIAPDGTYPAFGRSITYRTAAFQALAQTALMEKLPAHVSPAQVRCGLTAVMHKMFDGNQNFDANGWLVLGFNGHQPMVADQYTSTGSLYLTTLGFLTLGLPAENKFWTDPAASWTSKKAWNGDVLKKDYKVEY; translated from the coding sequence ATGAAAAAAAGTTTCACACTTTTAGCCTTTTTATTTTTAGCAATTTTATCGATACATAATGTACTTGCACAAAAGACAAAGAAAAAAGAACAGCTGCAACCTGCAGTCATAACTGGTCAGCAAGACAGGTTGTTTTGGGCAAATACATTGTATAAGATCGCTTATCCCGTTGTACATAATCTTGCCGAAGGAACACTGAAACAAAATTTGCCATTAGAACAAGGTCCTGGTTATTTCTTACCGGTAAAGAAGGTTACTTATTTGGAAGCTGTTGGCCGCACAATGGCAGGGCTTGCACCTTGGTTAGCATTGCCTGATGATGAAACAGCAGAGGGCAAAATGCGTAAACAAATGCGAGATGAATTGTTGAAAGGTTTAGCCAATGCTGTCGATCCGAACCACCCGGATTATCTCAACTTCAGAACAGAAGCTCAGCCGATTGTTGATGCAGCTTTTTTAGCGCATGCATTCATCCGTGCACCGAAAGCATTGTGGGAGCCGCTCGATGAAATAACAAAGAAACGTTTCATTGAAGAATTTAAATCATTACGCACAAGAAAAGCAGGGTATAACAACTGGTTATTGTTTGCAGGACTTACAGAGGGATTTTTATTGACAACAGGAGAGCAGCATGATCCTGCACGTATCGATTTTTCTATTCGTAAAATGAAAGAATGGTATGAGGGTGATGGCTGGTATTCTGATGGAGAAAAATTCAGCATGGATTATTACAACTCGTTTGTCATTCATCCAATGCTTGTTGATCTGCTTGGAATATTGGTTGAAAAGAAAATGGCACAGCAGCAGGAATATGATCTTGCTTTGCAACGTATGATCCGTTACAGTGAATTTCTTGAACGTGTGATTGCACCGGATGGAACTTATCCTGCATTTGGCCGTTCCATTACTTACCGCACAGCTGCGTTCCAGGCATTGGCACAAACTGCATTAATGGAAAAACTACCTGCACATGTTTCACCTGCACAGGTTCGCTGCGGATTAACTGCGGTAATGCATAAGATGTTTGATGGCAACCAGAACTTCGATGCCAATGGTTGGCTGGTTTTAGGTTTCAACGGACATCAACCAATGGTGGCTGATCAATACACTTCAACAGGTAGTTTGTATTTGACCACACTTGGTTTTTTAACATTGGGTCTTCCGGCAGAAAATAAATTCTGGACAGATCCTGCTGCTAGCTGGACAAGCAAAAAAGCATGGAATGGTGATGTGCTCAAAAAAGATTACAAAGTGGAATATTGA
- a CDS encoding arylsulfatase, translated as MKLASPIFLLLIFSASSVVTAQTKQPNIIFIFADDLGYGEIGCYGQQKIETPNLDTLAAKGKKFTSFYSGTSVCAPSRTSLMTGLHTGHTPIRGNKQFAPEGQTPLPESTKTFANYLQQNGYATATFGKWGMGFNQNSGDPNKKGFDLFYGYNDQSLAHDFYPPYLWKNHDKVDLSLNKQYDSIYSAALIHQQAMQYIKEANNKPFFMYLSYTLPHGDVIGPHDSLYNYYKQKFNEQPLTGNALKTRPHNMQPEPYPHAQFAAMVGRLDMYVGEIVKAIKEKGLAENTLIIFSSDNGPHKENGGDPDFFNSNGIYRGIKRDLYEGGMRVPFIAYWPTKIKPAVVTQPAALWDMYPTFLELANVPVTEKIDGISIAPLLLLNKGKQKLHPHFYWEFHENDGRQAVRWGKWKGVRLGVSKNENAPIELYNLNTDPSEQTNLAAKYPQVVKVIEQLMKQEHVYNPDWPLLSSEIKK; from the coding sequence ATGAAACTTGCTTCCCCGATATTCCTGCTTTTGATTTTTAGTGCATCGTCGGTAGTTACAGCACAAACAAAACAACCGAATATCATTTTCATTTTTGCCGATGATCTTGGTTATGGCGAGATCGGTTGTTATGGTCAACAGAAAATTGAAACACCCAATCTTGATACGCTGGCAGCAAAAGGAAAAAAGTTTACTTCATTTTATTCAGGCACATCAGTATGTGCTCCTTCACGTACATCGTTGATGACGGGTTTGCATACAGGCCACACTCCTATTCGTGGCAATAAACAATTTGCACCCGAAGGTCAAACTCCTTTGCCTGAATCAACCAAAACCTTTGCCAACTATTTACAGCAAAATGGATATGCAACAGCAACATTTGGCAAATGGGGAATGGGTTTTAACCAGAACAGTGGAGACCCGAATAAGAAAGGTTTCGATTTGTTTTATGGTTATAACGATCAGAGTTTAGCACACGATTTCTATCCGCCTTATCTCTGGAAGAATCATGACAAGGTTGATCTTTCACTCAACAAACAATACGATTCAATTTATTCTGCTGCGTTAATTCATCAGCAAGCCATGCAATACATTAAAGAAGCGAACAATAAACCGTTCTTCATGTATCTCTCTTACACGTTACCGCATGGAGACGTGATTGGCCCACATGACAGTTTGTATAATTATTACAAACAGAAATTCAATGAACAGCCACTTACCGGCAATGCATTAAAAACAAGACCACACAATATGCAGCCCGAACCATATCCACATGCACAATTTGCGGCAATGGTTGGCCGTCTGGATATGTATGTTGGTGAAATTGTAAAAGCCATTAAAGAAAAAGGATTGGCAGAAAATACTCTCATCATCTTCAGCAGCGATAATGGGCCGCATAAAGAAAACGGTGGTGATCCTGATTTCTTTAACAGCAATGGAATTTATCGTGGTATCAAACGTGATTTGTATGAAGGTGGTATGCGTGTTCCTTTCATTGCATACTGGCCAACAAAAATCAAACCTGCTGTTGTAACACAACCTGCTGCTTTATGGGATATGTATCCAACTTTTTTAGAACTGGCGAATGTACCTGTGACAGAAAAGATCGACGGCATTTCGATTGCGCCGCTATTGTTATTGAATAAAGGCAAACAAAAGCTCCATCCGCATTTCTATTGGGAGTTTCATGAAAACGATGGACGGCAAGCCGTACGTTGGGGCAAATGGAAAGGTGTTCGTTTAGGTGTAAGTAAAAACGAAAATGCGCCGATTGAATTATATAATCTCAATACAGATCCATCAGAACAAACAAATCTTGCAGCGAAATATCCACAAGTTGTAAAAGTAATTGAGCAGCTGATGAAACAGGAACATGTGTATAATCCTGATTGGCCGTTACTTTCATCTGAAATAAAAAAGTGA
- a CDS encoding sugar-binding domain-containing protein, whose protein sequence is MKRLLLFAVLLSASVNSFAQRTKYNFNPAWKVYKGDDSSAINLSYDDSKWKQVTLPYAWNEDEAFKNDIVDLSTGIAWYRKKFILPLTAKGQKVFIEFEGVRQAAAIYVNGQYVGLHENGVTAFGFDISKLLKFGNEENIIAVRTDNSWEYREKATNTKYQWIDKNFNANYGGLSKNVFLHVTGNVYQTLPLYNNLGTTGTYIYANDFDIKNRKATIVAASEVKNESGKVQTVSYAVTVKDMNGLLVKTFSSAQIIIGPNETKTISSSAATENLNFWSWGYGYLYDVETSLLINGKVVDVVVTKTGFRKTAFKDGMIYLNDRVIQVHGYAQRTSNEWPAIGMSVPAWLSDYSNKLMVESNGNLVRWMHITPWKQDVESCDRVGLMQAMPAGDAERDVTGTRWEQRKTVMRDAIIYNRNNPSIIFYECGNESISEQHMIEMKCIRDEYDPFGGRAIGSREMLNSYTAEYGGEMLYVNKSANIPVWAMEYSRDEGLRKYWDDYSPPYHKDGDGPLHKGEPAKVYNRNMESHALENIARWYDFWKERPGTGKRVSSGGVNIVFSETNTHHRGAENYRRSGEVDALRIIKENFYAHQVMWDGWVDVEKPGIHIIGHWNYSDTIVKDMFVISSAEKVELFVNGKSLGFGVQSNRFQFTFKQVRWQTGIIKAVGYDANGKQLCSTQKATSGKPVAIRLKSITHPKGIQANGNDLALVEVEVVDASGQRCPIAMNMINFKLEGEAEWRGGMAQGKDNYILAKQLPVENGVNRVLIRSTTKAGQIKLSATADGLKPASLQLLSTAVLVNNGLSAQLPSFGLKSNLQRGPTPTTPSFVQKRNALTIVKATAGSMSDSVFASYDDNELTDWYNDGNLSTAWIEYELQQPTIVSEVTLKLNNFRSRSYPIRISVDGQEVFSGNTPTSLGYCTLVCKRLTGKKVKIELVKSANLTGETTTEVSGKKLDDGVSRNDANSKGRISIIEVEIYEPVK, encoded by the coding sequence ATGAAAAGATTGCTGCTGTTTGCTGTTCTTTTATCAGCAAGTGTAAACTCATTTGCACAACGAACGAAATATAATTTCAATCCTGCATGGAAAGTATATAAAGGAGATGATTCATCAGCAATCAATTTGTCTTACGATGATTCAAAATGGAAACAGGTAACACTACCCTATGCCTGGAACGAAGATGAAGCGTTTAAAAACGACATCGTTGATCTTTCAACTGGCATTGCATGGTACAGGAAGAAATTCATACTTCCCCTGACTGCAAAAGGACAAAAAGTATTTATTGAATTTGAAGGTGTGCGACAAGCCGCTGCCATATATGTTAATGGTCAATATGTTGGATTGCATGAAAATGGTGTAACAGCTTTTGGTTTCGACATCAGCAAATTATTGAAGTTTGGTAACGAAGAAAACATAATTGCTGTGCGTACGGACAACAGTTGGGAATACCGTGAGAAAGCAACCAACACAAAATACCAATGGATCGATAAGAATTTTAATGCAAACTATGGTGGCCTTAGTAAAAATGTATTTCTGCATGTTACCGGAAACGTTTATCAAACATTACCACTGTATAATAATCTTGGCACCACAGGAACTTATATCTATGCCAATGACTTTGATATTAAAAACAGGAAAGCAACCATTGTTGCAGCATCTGAAGTAAAGAATGAATCAGGTAAAGTGCAAACCGTATCCTATGCTGTTACAGTAAAAGATATGAACGGGCTGTTGGTTAAAACATTTTCGTCTGCTCAAATTATCATTGGTCCAAACGAAACAAAAACGATCAGTTCATCAGCTGCCACAGAAAATCTTAATTTCTGGAGCTGGGGTTATGGTTATTTATACGATGTAGAAACAAGTTTATTGATCAATGGCAAAGTGGTGGATGTTGTTGTTACAAAAACAGGATTTCGCAAAACAGCATTTAAAGACGGCATGATCTATTTAAATGATCGTGTGATACAGGTGCATGGTTATGCGCAACGTACATCAAATGAGTGGCCAGCCATTGGCATGAGCGTTCCTGCATGGTTAAGCGATTACAGTAATAAACTGATGGTGGAGAGCAATGGCAATCTTGTACGTTGGATGCATATCACACCATGGAAACAGGATGTGGAAAGTTGTGATCGTGTTGGGTTGATGCAGGCAATGCCTGCTGGCGATGCAGAAAGAGATGTAACAGGTACACGTTGGGAACAACGCAAAACTGTTATGCGTGATGCCATTATTTATAACCGTAACAATCCCAGCATTATATTTTACGAATGTGGTAATGAAAGCATCAGTGAACAACACATGATCGAAATGAAATGCATTCGTGATGAATACGATCCGTTTGGTGGTCGTGCCATTGGCAGCAGAGAAATGCTCAACAGCTATACTGCTGAGTATGGCGGCGAGATGTTATACGTCAATAAAAGTGCAAACATTCCGGTATGGGCGATGGAGTATTCAAGGGACGAAGGTTTACGTAAGTATTGGGATGATTATTCACCACCTTATCACAAAGACGGAGATGGCCCTTTGCATAAAGGTGAACCGGCAAAAGTTTATAACCGAAACATGGAATCGCATGCGTTGGAAAATATTGCACGCTGGTATGATTTCTGGAAAGAACGGCCCGGCACAGGTAAACGAGTTAGTTCCGGCGGTGTGAACATTGTGTTCTCCGAAACAAACACCCATCACCGGGGTGCAGAAAATTACAGAAGAAGCGGTGAAGTTGATGCATTACGTATCATCAAAGAAAATTTCTATGCGCATCAGGTAATGTGGGATGGTTGGGTTGATGTTGAAAAACCGGGCATTCACATTATTGGTCATTGGAATTACAGTGATACAATCGTGAAGGATATGTTTGTAATCTCATCTGCCGAAAAAGTGGAACTGTTTGTCAACGGAAAATCCTTAGGCTTTGGTGTACAGAGCAACCGTTTCCAGTTTACATTTAAACAGGTTCGCTGGCAAACAGGAATCATCAAAGCAGTTGGCTATGATGCAAATGGCAAACAACTCTGCAGCACACAAAAAGCAACGTCCGGCAAGCCTGTTGCAATTCGTTTAAAGTCCATCACTCATCCAAAAGGAATACAGGCCAATGGTAATGATCTGGCATTAGTGGAAGTAGAAGTAGTTGATGCTTCCGGTCAGCGTTGTCCAATTGCTATGAACATGATCAACTTTAAACTGGAAGGTGAAGCAGAATGGCGAGGTGGTATGGCGCAAGGAAAAGATAATTATATACTTGCTAAACAACTTCCTGTTGAAAACGGCGTGAACCGTGTACTCATCCGCTCTACAACAAAAGCCGGACAAATAAAACTAAGTGCCACTGCTGATGGACTAAAACCTGCTTCATTGCAATTACTATCAACAGCTGTACTTGTTAACAATGGTCTTAGTGCACAGTTACCATCGTTCGGATTAAAAAGTAATCTTCAACGTGGCCCCACTCCTACCACTCCATCGTTTGTGCAAAAAAGAAATGCCTTAACGATTGTAAAAGCAACTGCAGGTTCAATGAGCGATAGCGTTTTTGCCAGCTATGATGACAACGAATTGACTGATTGGTATAATGATGGAAATCTTTCAACGGCATGGATAGAATATGAACTGCAACAACCGACTATTGTTAGTGAGGTAACATTGAAACTTAATAATTTCCGTTCACGCAGCTACCCCATACGCATTTCAGTTGATGGGCAGGAAGTATTTAGCGGAAACACGCCAACAAGCTTAGGTTATTGTACTCTTGTGTGCAAACGATTGACCGGCAAGAAGGTGAAAATTGAATTAGTAAAATCAGCTAACTTAACCGGCGAAACAACAACAGAAGTATCTGGTAAGAAGCTGGATGATGGCGTCAGTCGTAATGATGCCAACAGCAAAGGCCGTATCAGTATCATAGAAGTTGAAATTTATGAGCCGGTGAAATAA
- a CDS encoding glycoside hydrolase family 88/105 protein, whose protein sequence is MLKRISCLLLFCALTLTTSAQKIPSKKKILKTLRLTNQYFMNKWPDAGKSIFTNIERPSNIWTRAVYYEGLMALYSIDKQKAYYDYALQWGEKHKWGLRGGIKTRNADNQCCGQTYIDMYLIDNKQHPERVKDIKASIDSMMITKKVDDWNWIDALQMAMPVFVKLGNLYNDTNYFSRMYEMYAFTKYKHGGNGLYNQTEKLWWRDKDFVPPYKEPNGDDCYWSRGNGWVVAALAKTLEALPKTDPHYNEYLQDFKDMCAALLPLQRADGYWNVSLNDPNNFGGKEVSGTSLFIYGFAWGINNGILDKKTYKSSIAKAWNAMCKEAVHPDGKLGYVQGTGKEPKDGQPVSYTNTPDFEDYGLGCFLLAGTEISKLK, encoded by the coding sequence ATGCTAAAAAGAATCAGTTGCCTGCTGCTGTTTTGTGCCTTAACACTAACCACATCGGCTCAAAAAATTCCATCAAAGAAAAAAATTCTGAAGACTCTCCGACTTACCAACCAGTATTTCATGAATAAATGGCCCGATGCTGGCAAATCAATTTTTACCAATATCGAACGTCCCAGCAATATCTGGACACGTGCTGTTTACTATGAAGGTTTGATGGCTTTATACAGCATTGATAAACAAAAAGCATATTACGATTACGCATTGCAATGGGGCGAAAAACATAAATGGGGTTTACGTGGTGGAATTAAAACACGTAATGCCGATAACCAATGTTGCGGACAAACCTATATCGACATGTACCTGATCGATAACAAACAACATCCTGAACGTGTAAAAGATATTAAAGCGTCCATCGACTCAATGATGATCACAAAAAAAGTGGATGACTGGAACTGGATCGATGCATTACAAATGGCGATGCCGGTGTTTGTAAAACTCGGCAACCTGTATAATGATACAAATTATTTCAGCCGTATGTATGAAATGTACGCCTTCACCAAATACAAACATGGTGGCAATGGATTGTACAACCAGACTGAAAAACTCTGGTGGAGAGATAAAGATTTTGTTCCACCTTATAAAGAACCTAATGGCGATGATTGTTACTGGAGCCGTGGTAATGGCTGGGTTGTTGCAGCTTTAGCAAAGACATTGGAAGCATTGCCAAAAACTGATCCGCACTACAATGAATACTTACAGGACTTTAAAGATATGTGTGCTGCTTTATTACCGTTGCAACGTGCAGATGGTTATTGGAATGTAAGTTTAAATGATCCCAATAATTTTGGTGGTAAAGAAGTTTCCGGCACATCATTATTTATCTATGGGTTCGCATGGGGTATTAACAACGGCATCCTCGATAAAAAAACATACAAATCATCCATTGCAAAAGCGTGGAATGCTATGTGCAAAGAAGCAGTTCATCCCGATGGTAAATTGGGCTATGTTCAAGGCACAGGTAAAGAACCTAAAGATGGTCAACCGGTTTCGTATACAAATACTCCCGATTTTGAAGATTATGGCTTAGGCTGTTTCCTGCTGGCGGGAACAGAAATAAGTAAATTAAAATAA